A genome region from Alistipes dispar includes the following:
- a CDS encoding DUF6562 domain-containing protein, translating to MKKPTTYIACLLVLVSTGCDKTVLEFPENGGVDPTLVNMNLTLAIDPKIEPYEPTGRSEAPEADTHDVRWIVEVFRDEIGGEPVEQQVLSCEQAADGHHAIRTSLAVHAARYHVVAWMDYVDDGSTADKYYHVNSLSSISVPEAGDYIGNEDHKDAYIAQQEIDLKDYRDRWNATVDATVTLQRPMAKIEFITTDIDKFLDELAARRAKAGTIAENLLVKNPDLSTIRVQVEYAGYFPSGFNAYTNKPNDARTGMSFGCNMTPLTDKEAHLASDYIFVNGSESAVKVDLTIRDSEGNLLNRIEGIDVPIVRGKLTTVRDEFLTRDYAPGIGIDPGFDGEIDIVIPD from the coding sequence ATGAAAAAACCGACAACATATATCGCCTGTTTGCTCGTCCTCGTATCGACAGGCTGCGACAAGACCGTACTGGAATTTCCGGAAAACGGAGGCGTGGATCCCACGCTGGTCAATATGAACCTGACCCTGGCGATCGACCCGAAAATAGAACCCTACGAGCCGACGGGGCGTTCCGAAGCGCCGGAAGCCGACACGCACGACGTGCGCTGGATCGTCGAGGTGTTCCGCGACGAGATCGGCGGCGAACCCGTAGAGCAGCAGGTGCTCAGTTGCGAGCAGGCGGCGGACGGACATCATGCGATCCGCACCTCGCTGGCGGTGCATGCCGCCCGGTATCACGTCGTAGCGTGGATGGACTATGTGGACGACGGCTCGACGGCCGACAAATACTACCATGTAAACTCCCTTTCGTCGATCAGCGTTCCCGAAGCCGGAGATTACATCGGCAACGAAGACCACAAGGACGCCTACATCGCACAACAGGAGATCGACCTCAAGGATTACCGCGACCGGTGGAACGCGACCGTGGATGCGACCGTGACGCTTCAGCGTCCGATGGCCAAGATCGAATTCATCACCACCGACATCGACAAGTTTCTCGACGAGTTGGCCGCACGGCGGGCGAAAGCCGGCACCATTGCCGAAAATCTGCTCGTCAAGAATCCCGATCTTTCGACAATCCGGGTGCAGGTGGAGTATGCGGGGTACTTCCCGTCGGGCTTCAACGCCTACACGAACAAACCCAACGACGCCCGAACGGGCATGTCATTCGGATGCAACATGACGCCGCTGACGGACAAGGAGGCGCACCTGGCCAGCGACTACATCTTCGTCAATGGCTCCGAATCGGCCGTGAAGGTCGATCTTACCATCCGCGACAGCGAGGGCAACCTGCTGAACCGTATCGAGGGCATCGACGTGCCGATCGTACGGGGCAAGCTGACGACCGTACGCGACGAGTTTCTCACGCGCGACTACGCCCCCGGCATCGGCATCGACCCCGGGTTTGACGGAGAAATAGATATCGTGATCCCCGATTAA